A part of Primulina eburnea isolate SZY01 chromosome 10, ASM2296580v1, whole genome shotgun sequence genomic DNA contains:
- the LOC140803431 gene encoding uncharacterized protein: protein MSGATRVKSMNAEELEARPVLVPAGNKARSVELRKPILKLKSGKVEKPLGMDEVKGKKSPATLPNMETRTEKVCSPVGLGKNVGNTVSILRQRQPNLSLNVSCSSDASSESSQSRASTGRISRRSATPRTPPFRGKQICSSKVDKFERVDRNGKEARGENEGEVTGVGVFQKRCAWVTSNTDSLYAAFHDEEWGLPVHNDNELFELLSFSTALAELTWPVILSKRHLFREVFLNFDPVAVSKLNDKKIALPGSPASSLLSELKLRGIIENARQICKIIDELGSFDRYIWGFVNYKPIVGNFRYPRQVPIKTSKADTMSKDLVRRGFRGVGPTSVYSFMQVAGITNDHLISCFRHQDCINTSDSSDKNEGTTSINEDKRAADTSELELAKDIDDLGLSM from the exons ATGTCTGGAGCGACGAGGGTTAAATCGATGAATGCTGAAGAACTTGAGGCTCGACCGGTGCTTGTACCCGCGGGAAACAAAGCCAGATCTGTGGAATTACGGAAGCCGATATTGAAGCTGAAAAGTGGGAAGGTAGAAAAACCTTTGGGCATGGATGAGGTCAAGGGGAAGAAGTCTCCGGCGACATTGCCGAATATGGAGACGAGGACGGAGAAAGTTTGCTCACCGGTGGGTTTAGGGAAGAATGTAGGCAATACCGTGTCGATTCTGAGGCAGCGGCAGCCGAATTTGTCACTTAATGTTTCATGTTCTTCAGACGCCTCGTCGGAATCTTCTCAAAGCAGGGCGTCAACCGGGAGAATTAGCCGACGAAGTGCTACTCCGAGGACCCCTCCTTTTCGAGGTAAGCAGATATGTAGCTCGAAAGTGGACAAATTTGAAAGGGTTGACAGAAATGGGAAAGAAGCAAGGGGTGAGAATGAGGGCGAGGTGACCGGAGTTGGTGTGTTTCAGAAAAGGTGTGCTTGGGTGACTTCTAATACTG ATTCATTATATGCTGCTTTCCATGATGAAGAATGGGGACTTCCTGTTCATAATGACAA TGAACTTTTTGAATTGTTAAGCTTTTCCACAGCTTTGGCTGAATTAACTTGGCCCGTCATACTTAGCAAAAGACATTTATTCAG AGAAGTATTTCTGAACTTTGATCCAGTTGCTGTGTCAAAATTAAATGACAAGAAAATAGCATTACCTGGAAGTCCTGCAAGTTCTCTTTTGTCCGAATTGAAGCTGCGAGGAATTATCGAAAATGCACGCCAAATTTGTAAA ATTATAGATGAGCTTGGATCTTTTGACAGATACATTTGGGGTTTTGTAAACTATAAGCCCATTGTTGGCAATTTCCGCTATCCTCGACAAGTTCCAATTAAGACATCAAAAGCAGATACCATGAGCAAAGACCTAGTTCGAAGAGGATTTCGAGGAGTTGGACCTACATCCGTCTACTCATTCATGCAAGTGGCCGGAATTACAAACGACCATCTCATTAGTTGTTTCAGACATCAGGACTGTATCAATACAAGTGATTCAAGTGATAAGAATGAGGGAACCACGTCTATAAACGAAGATAAACGAGCTGCTGATACATCAGAACTTGAATTAGCTAAAGATATCGATGATTTGGGCTTGTCCATGTAG
- the LOC140803432 gene encoding probable WRKY transcription factor 40, protein MEFTSLLNTSFDLNAKPLRILDDHPIPKQEVGSNLFELGRDLTLKDERDALIEELNRVTAENKRLTELLTIMCENCTELRNQLMEYTTKNSPADNNNDNINNNNTAASKKRRAESSINNGGNNNIDGKYNTGASESSSSDEDSSKKPREEHLKPKISRTCVRTEVSDTSLIVKDGYQWRKYGQKVTRDNPSPRAYFKCSFAPTCPVKKKVQRSIEDQSIVVATYEGEHNHPQPSKLETNSGPNRGGVALGTAPSSSSSGPRITLDMSKSKPSHEETRNLRGKTDAPEVLQDYFVEHMASTLTKDPNFKAALAAAISGKFLRHNEKM, encoded by the exons ATGGAGTTCACTAGTCTGTTGAATACTTCATTTGATCTTAATGCCAAACCCCTCCGAATTCTCGACGACCACCCGATACCG AAACAAGAGGTGGGGAGCAATTTGTTCGAGTTGGGAAGAGACTTGACACTGAAAGATGAG AGAGATGCTTTGATCGAGGAGTTGAACAGAGTGACTGCTGAAAACAAGAGGCTCACAGAATTATTAACAATAATGTGTGAGAATTGCACTGAACTGAGGAACCAACTGATGGAATACACGACCAAGAATTCTCCGGCGGATAACAATAACGATAATATTAACAACAACAATACAGCAGCATCGAAGAAGAGGAGAGCTGAAAGCAGCATCAACAATGGTGGGAACAACAATATCGACGGAAAATACAACACCGGCGCTTCTGAGAGCAGCTCTAGTGACGAAGATTCTTCCAAGAAGCCCAGAGAAGAACACCTCAAACCGAAGATTTCGCGTACTTGCGTTAGAACAGAAGTATCTGATACAAGCCTT ATAGTGAAGGATGGATATCAATGGAGGAAATATGGGCAGAAGGTGACCAGGGATAACCCTTCTCCAAGAGCTTACTTCAAGTGTTCTTTTGCTCCTACTTGCCCTGTCAAAAAGAAG GTTCAAAGGAgcatagaagatcaatcaataGTAGTAGCAACGTATGAAGGAGAGCACAACCATCCTCAACCTTCGAAACTCGAGACGAACTCGGGGCCGAATAGAGGCGGCGTGGCGCTTGGCACGGCGCCTAGCTCGAGTTCATCTGGTCCGAGGATCACTCTTGACATGTCGAAATCGAAGCCGAGTCATGAAGAAACAAGAAACTTAAGAGGCAAGACTGATGCGCCAGAAGTACTCCAAGACTATTTCGTGGAACACATGGCTTCGACTTTGACAAAGGACCCCAATTTCAAAGCAGCCTTGGCCGCCGCCATCTCAGGAAAGTTTCTTCGACATAATGAGAAGATGTGA